AACAACAAACACCAACACACAcacattaattaaaataaatgagAAAAACTCACAATTTCTCTATTACTCCTCCACTTCAATTCTCCCTCTTAGTTGTTCTTTTATATATTACCCCAATTTCAAGAAATGAAAGATATAacacaaaaaaacaaaaaaaacagcTTTAATGCGACCGACGACGGTCGGTTATAAAAAATGCAGTAAAACGACACTGTTCTGTATATAACGGGTACTTTTTTTGTactttatattaattttatatttttaccTATAACCGACCGACGCGGTTGGTCGGTTTTAATGGCCTCCAACTAGGGTTTTAACCGACGACATCAACGTGGTCGATTTTACTTGTGCCACATCAGCAAAACTACGTCGTATTTAGCTGTTATAACCGACCACCAACTTGTGGTCGGTTTTAGCTCTGCCACATCATCAAAACTGCGTCGTTTATCCTCTTACATAACCGACCAACCTGGTGGTCGGTTATATTGAAGCCAAATCGTTGTCGGTCGGCTATGTGTGGTCGGTTTTGTCATGTTTTCCTGTAGTAGAGGTATGGCTGTATGATTATAGAAATAATAAAAAGAATCAATTAAATATATAGTATGAGTTTgattattttagaaaaaatattagtattttttttaattttattatattttgaaGAATTTTTTATGCTTTCTGAAAAATAACCGAATTTTATTTTGGTTGCATTTGAGATTGAAACGGGTTGCATTTGAGATTATATTTGATTGCTTTTtgcaaaaaaatcaaaaaattatatttttgttaATAAAAACTTAAAAAGTCATACTTTTGCAAAAACAATTCAAAAAAAATGTATTTTAAAAAAACCCTCTTGATTTTAAATTACTTAATACCGTTTCAAAGACCCTTTTAAATTGTATATATAAGTTTTGTATGGTTGATAtgttttaatatatttattttgacgGGATTGTTAGATTTTAAATATTGTTTTTGACCAATGATAGGTTTAAGCCCGCAACAGTTGGGTGAGTGGGTTAAAAAGAAGATAATTATGTTTTTTGTCACATGTTCGATCTGACCGACAACTTATGTACAGTTTATTTTATTTCACGTGATTGGTATATTATTACATGAGCCCGCAGATTTAGTCCATGCTGGTAACATGTGGGTGGACAATTTTCGTTTGGGTATAATAAGTACTACTATATCATGTGATTCAAAAATTTCAATTAACATATCACGGATGTGATTTGTTTTACTCTTTGTTTGTCATCTCTGTCGACTTGTCTTGGGGGCTAGTGTTCAAAATTTCCCCGGGTTCTCTACTTGTAAAAAAATCGACAAAATAGTAAAATTATACATATGGTAAAATGAAAAATATGCACAAGCTGCTATCTTTTTATTTTTTGTcaagaacaagctgctatcttcATATCAATGTACTGATAAGGAAAAACAACCCGATAAGAATAATGCATGGAAAGCAAACTAAGTTACAGTGTAATTACAGTGACTTACAAATTGTTCAATAAATTACAGAGTATTTCAATAATACTGATCCCAGTGTATAAAATTAATTTGTGGAATTATGAAATGTCAATAGGTCATGTTGCCAACAAAGTATTGGTCTCCCTTCCAGTTTTAAAAAATTATAGTCATAAAATTGGATACAAAATTTTAAACATGTtatgtaatttaattataataaaattcatgTATTCATATAAAGAGCATCAACTAAAATATCCACATTATTGTTATAAAACTTTATAATTTTTTGGCGACTAATTTATGTAATGGGTAGAAAGGGGCAGGCTGACTCGTGTCAGATATTGAAAAGAGGCGAGGGGTGACCAAAGGCAGCTTTGTCTCGACTCTGAATACAAAACTGTTTTTGTGTGTGCGAGACTGAAGAGTAACAGTCTTATTGTGGGCCTACAGAGAGGGCCGGGGCTCAGAGTGGGCCCATTTCATCTTCGCTTCACGACGGTTTGTTGGACTTCTTGTGAGCTGCATGGACAGTAACATGCACCCAGGTCCCCAGCTCCCTCCATTTCTTATTTTCTTCTCTCCTCCGTCTTTTTATTCTATTAATTATTGTAACTTGTTTTCCAATTTCAGGAATTCAGGATGTAGACAGTAATATAAGAACCTACTTGAGGTTATAGTCTAGACTGCATCAGAaaatttagtttttttttaaaacaaaaatctcATTTCATTCTTATGACTGGGTTAAATCTGAATAACCAACAAAAAATTGTAAAATTAGgtatttaaattctgattttaacTTTTGAATATGAAATAACATACATATTGTATGTAATATAAGTATGTTTATATTTACAAGTATACTAGCATCAAATAATTGAAGAAAAAATGGAACATCAACTGCTTTCAACTTTTATAACTAAAATTATTATTCTATTGCACAACAAAAAGGAACCAGAGGtaaaaattaattaatagagaagaAAAAGGCTACTTAATATATAGGTAAAAAATGGTCAAGTGGATGGACTGATTTCTTCCAACTCCTCTTCAATTATCTCCAAATTTAAGATGTCCTTTGCATATTAATTATACTTTCTTCTTGGTTTTTTCTTGCCTTAAAAATATAATTTCTCCAATTAGAGCTAGCTAGCTAGCTAGATATAGTCTCTCAAATTTTGTCAAAGGAAAAGATACTAGCTAGTAGGAGTATCTCATATTTTTGTATCAAGTTTTTGAGTGCAGAAAATTGAAGTGTTTGCCTAGTTTTTGGTCAATTATTGGTTGCAGTATCAACTCATCACTTTGATTTGAAGGATACAATCACCAATTCTAAAAAATCAGCAAAATATACAAATATCTGGTAAATCTTGATGAATATGGAAGGTTCAAATTCATCAAATTCGATGTTCTTTGGAGCAAGAGGAGAAGATCAAAGCCAGATGACACAACAACAACATTCCACCATGTTCACTTCCTCAACATCAACAGCTCCAACAGCTGCAGCTGCCCAGAAGAAAAAAAGAAATCTTCCCGGAACTCCAAGCAAGTACCTATTCATATTACTGCATATATTTATATCAAAGTATATTATATGTACATATTCACCCTAATCATTACATATTTATTATTCATATAAACCTAGCTACTTCTTCTTTGTCAtgaaaaccctaattttatttgaaatttgATTCAAATTTTAACTCATGGTTCCGCCACATAATTTGAACTGTGTTTTATGTTTTATAAGTTTGAGCTACAATTAGAAGATACAGTGTGACTAGTTTGATGTTATTTTGTTATTTTTGTATATGTATTTATGATGAAGTTTCGCTTATATCATTTATTTTGGACTATATATGTATATGTAACAGATCCAGATGCAGAAGTAATAGCACTATCTCCCAAGTCACTAATGGCAACAAACAGGTTCATATGTGAGGTATGCAACAAAGGTTTTCAAAGAGAACAAAACTTGCAACTTCACAGAAGAGGACACAATCTTCCGTGGAAGCTAAAAAAGAAAACTACAAACGAAGTGATCAAGAGGAAAGTTTATCTTTGTCCCGAACCCACTTGTATTCATCACGATGCTTCTCGTGCACTTGGAGACCTCACCGGTATTAAGAAGCACTATTCTCGTAAACATGGTGAGAAAAAATATAAGTGTGACAAGTGCTCTAAACGGTATGCTGTTCAATCCGATTGGAAAGCTCATTCTAAAACTTGTGGCACTAGAGAATACAGATGTGACTGTGGTACTCTCTTCTCAAGGTGCTAAACTTTTTAATAATTTATCATTTACAATTTAAATTGTATATATAAATTCTTAAACTGTATTGTTTCTTGTTCACGTATAGCTCAAGATACTAACAAAGGGCTGATACACTGTTTGAGGTTTTGGTTAGTTCGACTACTATCAAACAAAAGTATAGCTTAAGATCGATATACAGCTATTTGTTTAATTACCATATTTTTTGTTAACTTAGAGCAATTCATACGTGTTGTATACAAGAAGAAATGGTACTGCTAGTGCTAGGAAAATTTGTATAGGGAACACCGCCTGCTCTTTCATCATAAGTAGTGGTATTCACGTGTGTTACCCAACAAATGGATGTTGTTTTGCTCGATTTGGCCTATTCTGGGTGGCTCCATATACTCAGGCCTGTGTGTTTGCAGTCTATCTTCTTGTCTAAATTGCTCGTGGTACTTCAAGGTCCCCCTCTTGCTCAGAATCCATGTACTCAATTAATACACTAATACATGTACACATGATTATCAAAATGTGTAATGCTCATTTGTTTGTATGTGCTTGAAAAGTTGGAGATGTTTTTCCCGTTAGTGAAAGGACCATAGTACTGCAACTTTTGCAGAGGAAATAATTTGTTCATAATATATGTTCTTCAAAATTCCCCTTTATGCTTTCGAGAAATATACACATTTGCAGTACATAGCtagcattttatgaagaaaaaAATTGTGATCGTTCATTACAATTGATTGTTTTTCATTATAGGGTGTTTATCAATTCAGGTATCGTAATTTATCAGATTTTTTCCTAATATTTATTAGGAGTACTATATGGTAAATGACCTTATATTATATGAGCTTGACCATTTCTTCCGAATCATTTGTTTGCAGGCGTGACAGTTTCATCACACACCGAGCCTTTTGTGACGCACTGGCTCAAGAAAGTGAAAGGCACCCTTCCAGTATCAGTAGCCAAATATTTGGAAATAATCCCATGCATTTGAATCTATCTCAAGCCCAAAATCGTTCAAACAATATGTTAAGGCTAGGAAGTGGTAGTAGTAGTGGAGCGAAACTGGAGCAGCTTTCAAATCCTTCATTATTATACGCAACTCAACCTCCACAATCTCCCTTCTTCATGCCACCACCTGATTCGAATCAAGAGTTTCAAGAACTTCAAAACAAGTCATTTCATGGGCTAATGCAACTACCTGATCATCTTCAAACTAATACTAGCAACTCCCCTTCCGCAGCCTCAAATTTATTCAATCTCGGCTTCTACTCGAGTAGTAATACTACAAACAGTATAAGCAACAGTACTGATAATAATTCAAGCTTCTTGATACAAGATCATCAGTACGGAAATGAAGGGAATGCAAGTATTTTTTCAGGTAACAATAGTATTTACAACACTACTCATGATCATCAAAGTCAAGCCGTCGGGCCAATGTCAGCCACTGCATTGCTACAAAAAGCTGCTCAAATGGGCTCAACAACAAGTAACACAAACGCTACTTTGCTAAGAGGACTAGGAAGCAGCATCAGGACATCGTCTTTAACGACTGATGCTAATAAGTTTGGACGAAATAGTTTCAACACTAATGCAAACACCGAATGTGGAAACCAACAACTTGAAGGTCTAACGAACCCGTTTGCAAATGAGAATCAAGACTCTATATATGCTAGTCCCGGGGATGACCATCATCGTCAACAGAATACTAATTTTGCAGGGTTTGGTGGGAGTGCTATGAGATCAGAACATCAACATCAGCAAAACCTTGGAAATGCAGATGATGGTGCAGGAAAGATTCATCAGAATTATTCACGAAACATGAGAGGTTCTACAGATGATAGATTGACATTGGATTTTCTTGGAATTGGAGGAGGAAGAGCTAGACATTCGAGTGGTGGATTTCCACAAAGGGAGCAGCAAGCTGGTGAAATGGCTTCATTAGAGCATTCGAAAATAAGCTCTTTGTCACAAGTAAGACATGCATTTGGAAATCCCAAACTGCTATAAGTATAGTAATATTTTGATGGTTATGTAGTGAGGGAGATGATAACTCCATATGGAAATGATGATTGAAATATTATTTTGATGATAACTATATACGTTATTGCGCATGCAATTTATTTTTCAGTTTCGTTTCGGCCAAGAATTTGTTTTTTCCCGTTGAAGCTTTACTGTTGCTCTAATATTTGTTCAATGAATTTAAAGAAAATAGTTTAATCGAAACAAGGACCTCTCGCAGCACCTCCATGACTGTATAATTTGAGACCAAATCCATGAAAACAGAAAAGTGAAGCTTAATTGCATGTCTTGTAGTATATGTCCGCAAGCATATTCCAACCACGAAATCTGTAACTAATACATGCACGCCATTTTTTTATGTTTGACATAGAATCTGTCTGCTCACCTAATACCTAACCTCTAGTTTAGCATTAACGagattttttttccttttttttatgtaaatataattattttgatttccattGTGCGAGGTCCTTAATCAACCTTTTTTCTTTTTTATGATATTATTTTGAAGTTTAATTTTGTATTCTGCGTGAGAAAGTCAGTGACAAAAATTTCGGGacatataaaataattaataagcACATTTTCCttctttaaattttttattttaacttTAGTTAACCAAAAATATTGCTCAAAAAGTTTTACTGTATATAATTTTTGTTATAACGATATAGACACCACAAAAGGTCAGCATTGCTGAATTTGTGCTCCACAAAATGATGAccaattaaatttaaatataattgaCCATTCGATAAAGTCAAACAGTATAAACTTATTCAAGTGCTACATATATACAAGACGACTTCACACcagaagaagaaaataaataaataattatattttgtgGCGCAGGCAATAGACAATACGAAGACGGAAGAATTTATAAAAGATTTGGATGTTTTCTGATTACTTTGAAGGTCGAAATTTTTTGTAGGATTTCTTGTTTCCTGTAGTTCTTACACGTACAGTTGTTGGTATAAACAAACTCTTTTTGTTTATAAGAAATTCTGTCAGAAAAAATTATGGCCAAAAAGGAATTTTTTTTGCCAAAATTTCGATTTTGAAAAtttcatgataatcaagatataTACTCTCTCTATTTCATTTTAACAATTGCTTAATTTTTCTGCACTTATTTCTAAGTATTTTGACcgtatagttaaaataataattatatataatttaaaattttaattaatttttttttaagaataatttttattataCCATCAATGCATTGAGATATGTGCAGAAAACTCaaaacactaaaattaaagatATTTTTATTTCGCTAAACGGGGGACGGAAGAGCGATGTGAACGTGTGGGACATCACCCGTCTACTACACTGTATGGTTCCCGCTGCAATGGGGCAATTAAAAAGTGCAGAGAAATGTTTTGGTAGAATGTCAATATTATCACTATATTACATACATTCATAAGATAGTGTCAAGCATTTTAAGAAACTCTTAAGATCACtcttaaatataatataaattattagTTCTTATTAATTTAGTATACATTTATCCTaacaatattttttatatttactccttatttaattttatattattaaaaataatttgaaattaaagTACAAAATAAAGTGGAAAGAGATGTATATTTTAtcaatttattataaaatattaattaagaGCTAATTAGAGGCTCTTAAAAATGAAAAGAGAAAGGGTCTCTTAAACTTTTAAAGAGTTTTTAAGAATCTCTTACGCTGTGTTCCCGAATTTAGGgtagaaaagaaaaaaatagaaaataaccAATTTTTCTTTCTCTCCTATTATTTCCAAAAGTGGGAAGAAGATTTTGAagacaaaaataaagaaaacttcTTCCGAAATCTGCAgctttattttcctttctttcataaaagttgttcgcgaacaagctgaagaaatatattttttacatttcttttcttttttcttcaaAAAATGTTTCTAGAACACAGCGTTAATGCTTAAATTTAACCACCACACTTTATTTTTCAACTTAACTTAAGAACTTATGTGAAGAAATTGTTAAAAATGCTCTAAATACACTTATGTCCATGGACAAGAGAATCTGCGGTGTGACTTATGTCACCTGTTGTGTTTGTTGTCTCAATTTTGTCCCCCCTGCTTTTTATTTAGTCCGTGATACTGAAACTATATATGGACGATTTTCTTTTATTATTAATTTCCTTTGATGATTTTTTCTCACCAATTTTTGTTTCTTCATTTTTATTCGCTCTTCTTTAAAATTGGGTCGATGCTATAGCTTATATATGTTAATGTAATAGTCGGCTGACAGCTTCACCACTGCAGTAATTATATACCAAATCCAACCTGAATACATGAATCagttataataatatatatagagcatgatcaaatacaaaccaaatttaaaatacAAACTTAGAACTAATCTCAATCATTAGATCAACGTAATCTAATGCCCCCTACAAGCACCCCATTCAAGTACTTTGCACCCTCCCTCACCTACTTTTAGCTTTGccccctccgtttttaattttattttttccgtcaaaccgtaagttttttttaaaatccgatttcactgtatttttctacatctctcaatgatcgatttgcataccatatgtgttatattttgaagtaatttttttaaaaaaatatttgttttCTAGTTTCTATTGTAATATTGGTTTGTATTGGAGTAGCACCCATATATATAAGGTGGATGcgtaaaaaattattatttaaaaaatatagatatataaatattatttgtCTAAATATTATTTGGTTTCAATTTTTTATCTTAAATTTactatataaatttattttagcTCGGATGATAGTATATAATATTTTGTATTTATCTGACCCTATCATACAAATGAACGAATAATGTCCAGTTTcgatttaaaaaaataatattgtCTCTAGTttcgtttttataaaataatatgaatTTTGTAGATATAGAAGATTACCTTTTATTATATAAGACCTCTATATCAACCAAATTTAAGtgattatatttagtttgtttttaattatattttagttcGGGTTGAATATTATTTAGTTTTAGCGTAGATGAGCaatatttattatttgttttaaCTCAATGTCATTATATCAATCAATGAATTAGTTATATTTAGTTTTAGCTCGGAGGAGTAAGAATTATTTGTATTTAGTTTTAACCCGGATGagtaatatatattattttaaactgtatcaataatattatttattattgtgTTTTAGGCCGATATAACAAATCAACTAACAATatttagttttttatttttaattttaacccGGATCACTAGTATAATGTTGTTTAAATATGTATGAatagtgaatattattttattttatctcgGGCCATCATACCTACCACCAATTATTCTAATTTTAATCTTGTTTTAGATCCGttcaataatataattatattggCCCGAGTGACTAATATATATTCTTTTTCTAGCAAAAGAACattatacatatttaattattttattttacatCGGCTTTTCTAGCAAGAGAccattatatatatttaattattttattttacacCGGCTCAATAGCATAATTTTTTGGGCCCGGGtcaatattatatattattttgttccGGTTACAAAccattatatatatttaattatatttgtatttatataattatattgcGAGTATTAGTCTATTAATTGCGAGTATTAGTCTATTAAGAAGAGTGTTTTATGTTAAATATAAAGTTGCCAAAATAAAGGTGACCAAGGATCAAcaaccaaaattttaatatttcgtcaTTAATATAATagtttgtgtgtgtgtatatatatataacagaATCCAAAGATTTCAGCTGTAGCTGATGAAGTTAATGCATTTTTAAGTATCTGGAAATTTCTGAATTAATTTCTCTAAGTCAGTTTATGATCTTGAAGAGTCACATGTACTAGTATAAATCGGAAGTCTTGTAGTCTCTGGATGATATAAGAATGATTAATAAAAAAACActaatttgattttattttactttttagcTCTGCAGTAGCAACTCATATACATCACCTTCTGTTTACTCATACACCCCCTGTTATAGAGTATTTTTTCATAGAATAACCAGCATAATTTGGTATCAGAGCCCGATTACGACTCAAATGGGTTTTATTCTTCTCTTGGAAAAATGGCAGGCACTGGTCCTGCGCTTTCTCAACTTTTGATTCCTACTTTTGACGGAGAAAATTCTGGAAGATCAAGATGAGGACCTTACTGTTGTCTCAAAATCTATGGAACTTTGTTGAATCTGACTATACTAGGCCTGAAAATAAGACTGCTCTAACTGATTCCGAGAAAAA
This sequence is a window from Apium graveolens cultivar Ventura chromosome 9, ASM990537v1, whole genome shotgun sequence. Protein-coding genes within it:
- the LOC141684808 gene encoding protein indeterminate-domain 4, chloroplastic-like is translated as MNMEGSNSSNSMFFGARGEDQSQMTQQQHSTMFTSSTSTAPTAAAAQKKKRNLPGTPNPDAEVIALSPKSLMATNRFICEVCNKGFQREQNLQLHRRGHNLPWKLKKKTTNEVIKRKVYLCPEPTCIHHDASRALGDLTGIKKHYSRKHGEKKYKCDKCSKRYAVQSDWKAHSKTCGTREYRCDCGTLFSRRDSFITHRAFCDALAQESERHPSSISSQIFGNNPMHLNLSQAQNRSNNMLRLGSGSSSGAKLEQLSNPSLLYATQPPQSPFFMPPPDSNQEFQELQNKSFHGLMQLPDHLQTNTSNSPSAASNLFNLGFYSSSNTTNSISNSTDNNSSFLIQDHQYGNEGNASIFSGNNSIYNTTHDHQSQAVGPMSATALLQKAAQMGSTTSNTNATLLRGLGSSIRTSSLTTDANKFGRNSFNTNANTECGNQQLEGLTNPFANENQDSIYASPGDDHHRQQNTNFAGFGGSAMRSEHQHQQNLGNADDGAGKIHQNYSRNMRGSTDDRLTLDFLGIGGGRARHSSGGFPQREQQAGEMASLEHSKISSLSQVRHAFGNPKLL